TACTATTTTTGTGATCAATCTACAGGAAAAAAATTGAGACTTGCTTACCAGGAAAAAGCGTTTAGATTTCCTTTCAGAATGTAAGGATTCACCATGCATCAGACGTAGCTCAGTAAACCCAAGTACTCTCCCAAACCTATTAAAAACCTTTTCACTGGCCCTGCTTCAGGATACAAAGAAAATATGGATAGATATTTCCAGAGTGAAGTATGGTTGATGGTCAGCATCTCTTTTGTCATATTCCAGAACGCTGTTAAGGCACCGGGAGGCACTGAAGCTTCTGCTGATTTTATTCGTGCAGGGCGTTTACCCATTGTCAGCTGCAATCTCTTCATTCTTCTAGCAGTACGCTCATCAATCTCGATCTGCAAACTCTTAATTCCAAAAATTAGAGAAGGGGAACGCAGCAGATGCTCTAGTGTCTCAATAAGACAAGTAACAGCAGCATAAGCCATCTCGGCTATCACTTATTTAGAATACCCAAAATATGAGAAGGGAAAAAATCAAGCCTTCTTTCCTTCCTTCCAGCTGATCAACAAAGCAGCAATCTACCATATTAATGTGTATCAGGgcgaaaaaaaaattcaataaacAAGAAACAAGACGAGCATTTGAGCAGGGTTTAATTCCAGTAAGTCATTTACTGTGGATTAAAATAGGACAGGATTAACAAATTGAACTTCTGAGAAAGCCACCTAAGTCCCGGAATTTCTCTAGCTGAAAGATGGAATCTACTACTTTGGCCACAAATTAGTATCAGTCCACCTACAGCAGCACGCGGGGGACTAAGTGTGaccctttgttttttttatctTCTGGTAAACAGGACTAACTAAACATGGCCTCAACAGCTGGAAATACTTGAAGGTACATGCTGGAGCAGGGTGCCCCGGTCAGATTTGAACCAAAATCGGATCATAGCCGTCTTGACGGTTTGTTAACCGAAATCGAAACCGAATTTTTGGAATCGGAATCATAACGGTGATTAAAGAATCGAATTCAGTTTCATTTGAATTCTGAACTTGAACTGGAGTCGAAACCGGGGATTTAAGACCCGAtcaaatcatttaaaaaaatatttactacCTAAATATATTTGACCAGTTTagagttcaatatcaatagttAGCATATAATACCAACAGCTCTAATCCTAATCCAACAATCCATTATCATAGCCGTCTCGATAGTTTGTTAAACCGAAACCGAAACCGAATTTTTGGAATCGGAATCATAATGGTGATTAAAGGTTCGAATTCAGTTTCACTTGAATTCTAAACTTGAAGCGGAACCGAATTGACGGTTTAAGACCCGTTCAAACCGTCTAAAAAAACATTTATTACCTAAATATATTTGACCAGTTTggagttcaatatcaatagttAGCATATAATACCAACAGCTCCAATCCTAATCCAACAATCCATTATTCGATTCCATAGTAACTCTACACCCATGACTAATTTAAATTCAAGACGAATCTAATTTAATCAACAATGAGATAtcttttcataaaatttgcattattttttcttttccttacacataataaaacaataaagttctttctttctttctttcttgacaTTCATTGTAATATTTTCTTAgaattaattttataataataagtCTTTAAACATAACTAAAATAATTGAAATCATAATTGGAAGAAATTGAAATCGTAATCGGACCGAAGGTTTAAGAATTGTAACCGTGACCGTCCCTATAAGGATCGGTTTAAGTTTCACATTATAGAAGAATCGAAACCGGCTAATTTTAAACCGGGACCAGCGGTTATAAAACCGTGGCCATGTTTATGCCGGAGAAATGTAAATAAAAACATGGTGAATATGAAGTCCGGGAGGCTGTAAATTAACAGCTCAACAAGGAAATTTCCCAAGAGGTTGAGAGAAATCTCCTCAGTCCTCCTCCACCCAGACCTAGAGGGCACCAATAGTCCAAGTCCTTTTTCTACAGGCCACAGAAACTACACTACGGATAACAAAAAGGCTTCTCCAGTCAACGTGACAAAAGACAAAACTACACTGAAACATATCATCTTAGAAAAGGACCAAAGACAAAACTACACTGAAACATATCATCTTAGAAAAGGaccaaaatttttataatatcaATTAAATTTCAGTGTCTAATAtgttcttttgaaaaaaaaaaaaaaggttcatgGCATTTCCTTCATCCAATGTATTACCAGAATTAGCTTACATCTCCAAAGACAACTAACCTTTATCTCAAGCCAAATTTGAACTTGAGGGTTGCAAGTCCTTAAAATCTCTAAATCAACAGGGAAAAGCACAAGCCCTGATACACAGAAAAGAATTGTAATTTTCTAATATGCAACTGCTTATCACAGATAGTAGGAAGTGCAAGAGTGGTGATAAAGAAAGTAATCATcttgtttcaattttgaaagAGTTAATCAGCAAATTGACATCTCAACCATTTTTGGGTGAATAATAGAAATTTTATCAAAGATGAAACAAAAGGGTTTACCTCCAACGAACATCTGGGTATGCAAGGACCTGGGATTTCTTAGGAATATTTCATCATCAATTTCAAACTAAAGAGAACTTGGCGGATAGGCAGCACAAAGCTCAAGCCTTTTGCATTTTGAACACTGGACAAAGACAAGTGAAAATGCCAGAGCATAAACTTTAATACCCCAACAACTTTTCTCAATATCCCAACATTACCTATCCCAAATTTTGCATGAGTGTTGTCATCTAGTTTAACTTGAGAGGTGCAATGTTGACAATTTATTCATAGTTGCTGATATTCTGGCATTATCACATGCCCTGGACTAAAGAGTGCAGATAATGATAGAAGTTAATGTTGCCAGGAAAATCAATAGATTTGAATCTCAATTTGGTTCAAATAGACAAAAGATTGGAGAAATGATATCCAGTGATCAAAAACTTATTACTAACTCAGTTCCAACCAGGTTAAAACTTTCATCTCATATGCTGGTACCTTTAAGGTTTAGACGAGTTAACTGAATAATGCTTTGATATTGTTATTCAGTTCATTCATGTTTAAGTAATTATAATAAAGAacctgagcttctaactcataATCATTTGGTAATTAGGGGAGTAGCTTTGatctttattaattagttaaaaGAAACTATGCCCTTACCTCAGGTTCCATGTTGTCTTGATGGAGCAATGCACAAATCTCAGTCCTAGTGCAGTCCTTATTAACAAGCCTTATGCAACATGCCCTTAATCAGGCTTCTAAAAGATATGAACCTCCTTGTTCCATGCTTGTTTAACTCTCTCACTCATTTCTTTAACTTTCCTTCCACAGAAAGTGCTCTCCAATGTTGGAATCCAGCATCATGCTACGAACCCTCCCACTGTAGTATGTGACGGTATGGCTAATTGGGGAACCCGACCGGCAACTTTTCTAACCTTTCTGTGTGTTTCAAAAAGCCTCTGGGAAGAACATCAGTGTTATTCTTAGGTAACTACTGCTTGAATGATCAGACGTATGGATTTTTGATGGTTGATCGAGCGCTTGTTCAGGAAAAGGTTAGTTGAGTGAACAAAGTCACGATGTCTGTTATTCAATACGCCTGGAGAGAAAAACTGAAATCAACGAGATCAGACTGAAATGTAATGTAGATGCGAGAAAGAAGATTGACTTTGCTTGTGCTCCTCTTATTTGCTGATCATCAAAGAAGCAACTTAAAATGTTTGATGCGTGCTCGATTGATCAAGATAGAAAATGATGGTAAAAAATGAACCAAGAAAATCAACAATCGGTGGAAACATTACAATATTATGACTCAAGAGACTGAATAACTTCATTACTGCCGAGAGTAGAGCCTGTCATAGGAACAGTCGGATATCAGTAGCCTATAGGAGCGGTATAAGGTATTCCAAGAAAAGTGGGAGGTGGTGTTGGGAAAGAGCAGAAGCTTGCTCATACATAATATGCCAATGCGTTAGAGTTTAGACACACTGATAAGTGCAATTATgcaatttaaaatgaaaatcGTATTAAATATTTAAGAATGTGTCTTATTTACAGATCACTTCTGATAATAACTTGAAGGCCTTCAACTTGTTCTCCAATTTCTTTAGCAGAAATCTCAGCAGATTTACTACAGTTGTGCAACTCCAATAGCCGCAGGGTAGGAATTTCCCCTATTTCGACAGGGATCTCCTCGAGGAACCTACAAGCAACCAAAACTAGGTGATCAAGGCTTGGAAAGTGAATGGTGGAGGCATTCCACTGCACTAAATCACTGTTCTCAATCAGCAGCTGCTTCAGATGCAAAAATCCATCTTCAGGTGGTTCCCACTCTGGTCCAAGGAAAGCATAATTTCTCAACTTGAGCACCTCAAGTTTTGGCAACCTGGAAATATTGGTCATGTCCTCCCAGGGAAGATAGCTCCAACTTAAAGTCAATTTCCTGAGATTGGATGGAAAAGCATCCCAAGGTAACGTTCTCCATGGTTTGGCGTCTCTGTAAAAGGAACATTTCAATGCTTCAAGTAAAGGCAAGTGGACTAGACTGCTGAGGTATTTTGAGGTTTCATTGGTATTGTGGTCTTCTTTAGTTTCACAGATTGCAAGCCTCCTAAGATATGGCATACTTCGAAAAACTTCCCTGGTGCAACTAGTAAGCCTTATTGTGGATAGTGTTTGGAGGATTGGAGCCAATGGATAGGGATAGTTGTTCTCTGAAATAGGAGGAATACACAAAGAACAAGTAACAGTGAATCCAAGATGCCTCAGCCATGGCatattccagtattcaaaaaaTATTGTTGGGCTTTCCCCATTTTCACTCAGGATCCATGGACCATGAATGATTAGAGTTTGAAGATTACAAAGTTTCGATATTGATGCTGGAAGCTCATAGGTAGCAGTGAGTGCAAGGTACCTCAAATGAACCAACTTTAGTATTTGAGTGGGGAAATGTTCAGAACGCAAAAAGATTATGTCTAGTACTCTCAACAACTTGAAGCCCAATTGAAGCAAGAAGATATCAGCTGGAAAGCCTAAACCAAGACTAAACATTAGAAAGGACCGGACATGTGGAATTGCAGGAACAGATCGCAGATCACCACAAAATTCTGAGTGGAAACTAATGCGCCGTTGTCTATTTATTCCTGCAGGAAGGCAATGGATGTCCCTTTTTATCAAACACATAAAGTTTTCTCTTTGAGCTTCTCTCAAGCATAACTCTCGCAAGAGATCATGGATACGACATGTTTTGTTTCTCCCACTGAAGCTCCTCTTTGCAACCAAAACTAGGTTTCTGCCAATAAGATCTTCCAAGAAATTCTCTGCAATTGCTTCTCGATCACTTAAAACAGCAGCCGCTCGTTCAGCAAGTCTTGGTAATTGTTTATCCAAGAAGCCCTCGGCAACCCACAAGCGTATCAATTTCTTAACTTCAATCTCACCATCTTCAGGGAAAGCTCCCATATAAAGGAAGCAAGCTTTCAGGTGATGAGGTAAGTAGTTGTAACTCAAAGCAAGAATTTCTATGCACTGTTCTGAATCAGTATTTACAGCGGAACTTACATTATCTGCAATACTCTTCCAGCAATCACTTGTTCTCCTGATTCGAGAGAGAAGACCAGCAATAACAATGATTGCAAGAGGTAGTCCCTGGCATTTTCTGGCAATCGTTTTCCCAATATCAACCAAGTGAAGAGGGCAACTTTCTTTCCCAAACACCATTCCGTGGAGAAGCTTCCAGCTGTTATCTAAATCCAGGAGATTCATCAAGTGAGGAGTAGAGTTGGGATTCACACAATGAGCCACTTCAGAAAGTCGAGTTGTCACTAAAACGCGACTTGCATTTTCGTCATCTGGAAAGCATAATTTGACATCATCCCAAGCCAGGGTATTCCATATATCATCCATTACAATAAGATATCTCTTACCCTTTAAACTTCTATACAGGTCCTGAGCTAGTTCCTCATTAGTCTTCCTGTATATTTCATCAGTGACATGAGTAGTAGAGCACAGAAGCGCTAGCAGCACATCTCTCAATCGAAAAACTTGAGAAACTGTTGCCCAGGCAcgaacatgaaagttgtaaacAGTAGAAAGGTCATCAAAAACTCTTCTTGCAAGAGTTGTTTTACCGATGCCTCCCATCCCCACAATTGCAACTATTTCTAATCGAGATGGTACAGTTATGAGTCTATcaaaaattgattgacaatCATCATCAAGGCCTACCACCTCATTTCTCTGATTTGGGTTAGGTGAAAAGGAATCATTCACCGATGCACCTCCTAGTTGCTCATTTTCACTTGTGAGAGGATCAACATAGATATTTCCAAGTTCTCTCCCAATGGAATCAATGCTTACAAGTGTCTGCTGTAAACATTGATGTATGCCATACTTCTTGTCAAAAATATGCTGCACCTCTGACTTAAAACTGAGCCTCTCCGCAAATGATCTGGGATCAGAGTTCAAGAAACAGATGACATAGTTCATTACCTTTGACTCAATAGAAGTATTGAACATGAAGTCTTCAATCACATCTTGTGTACTATAAGCCACATCCACGATACGTCCTTCCAGACATTCCAACTTTTTTGGGTCATTGCAGACAGTAGCAGCATCCTTTAGACAGTTCTGCAAGAATTCATTTAAACACTTGCCAAGAAATATTATTTTGCCAGGCGGTCTTTCAAAGAATTCCCTAGATATCACTTGTTTCAGTTTTATGGATCTAAATGCAGGCTTACTTATAGAACAAGACGTTATACTATCACAAACAAGTAGCTTAGACTCTGAAGATACATAGTCACCTATTTGATTCCATTCTAAAGGACTTCCAAGTTTTCTCTGGAATCTATTGATAAGCTTTTTTATTCGCCCATCATGTGCATACATCAAAGCACAATCTCGAGAATGTTCAAAATGCAAGTCCAATGTCTGCGGTAAACGTCTACGAAATCCTTCTGCATAGTTCGTGATCTGTTCTGTTGTCCCTGCAACGCTTTTATTAAGCTGGAATTGCAAATGATCAATTTCAAAAGCAAGACAAGTGAAGCACGCTAGACGCTCTATCGTTTCGATGAGACAAGTAACAGCAGCATGAGCCATCCTAAATCTCCGGAAATCACTTATTTAGAAAGCTGATCAAGgggaaggagaaaagaaagccACTTTCCGCTGTTTGTGTCCGAAGTCACAGTTAAGCGGCTGTAAAGTCGTTGTCATCCTTCATGCTAAGGAAGCTTTGGTTCTTTCCTGCTCTCCAACCGATAAAGAAAGTACCATCGTACATTACGGATGTGTACTAGATCAATCAAGACATAGTAAAGAGTATAAAATCAATCAAGAaccccaaaaaggaaaaaggtaaCTCCAGCAAGCCATCGCTGTCTTTATACGTCCTTCAGATTATTTGAGGATTCCCTTGAATAGCTATAGTTTAGTTTTTTGGTATGTAGACAAAACGTTGCCAGGTACGGGATAATTGTGCAGCAGATGATCTAGGAGAACTTTAATAGGAAACGTATAAAAGGATAAACATGTCTGTTTTAAATCTTCAAGAATATGCATGTTTGCAAGTGATTAAAACAAGGAAAAGAGATCTGTGTCTTCTTTTCTCACTGATTAATAAAAGTAACAGTTTGCACAATTGATGTTGAATTCataatcaagaaattctattcacaaacaaaacaaaagcaatAAAACATATAATCAAGAATATAATGTTGAGAAAGAAGTTAGTTTACCTGGCTACGGTGCAAACAACCTCAGTGAAAGCAGATCAATTTGGAGAGTAAGCTTGAATAATTGCAATGAGCTGCCATGGATAATTGTGATAAACCTATTTTATATGTTCATTGATTATTGTCTTGGGGTGCAACTTTTCTCTTCTACAGATCACTAAAATATCCACCAAAAGTTGCAGGTCACTTTGCAGCTTCACTTGAAGGAGAAGGCTTCATCACTTAATCCAGCCTTTGACCGTTGCTTTGTGATGGGAACCAGTAAAACCActtgctattaaaaaaaaaaaaaaaaccacttgCCGAAATTTATTTGAGGGCTAATTACACTTTGTCCCCCTGAACTTGGACACTTATAACACTTTACCATTCGTAGTCAACTTTTTGACGAGATTAAGATGAAATCAGGATTtatttggatagagtattatttgaaatattggGTCTGTTTGGAAGCCAAGTTTTTAAGCAAGTTTTTTACCTATTAGTTTTTTAAGATTAAGATGAAAtcagggtttgtttggatagagtattatttgaaataattactgtagtactttttgtgatgtgatgtatgtgagataaaaagaaaattaaaaatataaaaaggtgggttgggaaatgtgtttatgatgcaagcgaaatgcATTTAAACACAATTACACAATGCATTTCAATATTTTAGCACTACAATGAATTAGATAATCCACAAAAAAGTAGTCTAAACAACTCAATGTGTTTATCTCAATGCCAGTAgaaatacttattttaaatgaaataaaattatttcaatATATTTAACTCAATGTATTCGAGATGAAAActatttgcttatattttcttattatAGCACTTTTTAATGTGTCttacatgaaataaaaatataattaaaaataaaaatatattgaaAATGTACTTAGAGAATCttcgatttttcttttttaaaaatgtagtattcaaacaaaatacaaaacaatGTATGAATGTAgtataaaaatatgaaatagCATCTTGTTGACTCGTGAAAATCTTGCAAAAGCTGCAAGATAAACGAAAATTATCAAAATCAATCTGTTTACAAtttaaaggaagaaaaataaatgatggAAAACTTGTACAGATGTTTTAGAAATtattaaattctttttttccccaatacaaattttcaattctttaGCATTataccattttttattttttaaatcttgTGACTTTGTGTTTTTTAAATAAGATGTTTCATATTTCGATTAAAAGTATAGCATTATTCTAAAACTATTATGCAAATTTTGGATAGAAAATTTATCATCAACGTTTAACTAGTCGATGAAGCGAGtaagagatatatatatatatatatttaaagtttGGGGAGCAAAGTGTTATTAAGGCCAAATTTACGGGGGCAAACTATAATTAActttatttaattattatttAAGCCTTCAAACCTCAAGGCTAGCTTTGAATAGTTATAAGCTGTTGGTGGTCTTTTAGTAACATCATCAGTCCATTTGTATTGTATTCTGGATCCACGAATAGCGTAAGCCCAATGAGTTAAGCCGTTGGATTCTTTTTCTAAGACAATTGGATGGGGGGTTTTTGGCTAATTACAGAAAATTAAAGCATTTGTCTTTTTTGCCGATCGAAAGATAAGAACCAAAGAACAGTCTTCTTCTCGACAATCTATGAATTTCTTCAACCTGCTCATTGTACTTGCATGCATCAGGGCTACAAAAATCcttttgcacaaaaaaaaaaaaaggattaccatttgatcaattttagATTGGATTTTAGGTTCTTCTCACCATTTGATCTTTTACAGAAGAGTCATCATTCCGTTAGGTAAgatttggattgttattttttgaaGTATTTGTAGAAGAGTATTATGTAACgattttgatatatataaaataaaaaagtaattaaaaaatatggGCTCTAATTGGATTAGCCTATTTTTCACAAATTGATTTTGTTTATAAAATCTATGGTAATAAATTCCAAAAGACACACATCTCAAATACTCttatcaaggaaaaaaaaaaaaaatcctaccATCTTTTCTTTGTCCACCGGCCACCACTATCCACCATACATAACCACCCACCACCGCCGTCAACTTTCCTCCCTCCTCCCATCTCCACCGCTACCGTATATATATTGTACAAAAAATGATGAACATCATATAGTATTAGTAAGTAATTTCGTTGTATTTTTTTGCTTTATGTTTAATTCCGGGTTCAAAGTGAACAGCCTAGGTTTCGTGAAAGAAATAGTTCTGCTCCAAGTTGGCTTTCTTTGGTGTGCCTCTTAGGTGTTTGATGTTTTGTGTGAAAAAAAATGTTGAACATGTTAATTAATTTGGTTAATATGTTCATTTTGTTCTCTGATGTCGCTTTAAACTCTTAGTGAAGTTTGTGCTCATTAGACTTTGGATTAATGCATCTTTtgcatgagtttttttttttgccttctGAGATGTTTGGGTGTACCTAAGACATCACAAATGTTTTTAGCTTGTTGGTTGGTGTCTTGTTTTGTAGTTAGCAGATGTTTGAGTGGCTTTTGAAGTTCATGTCTATGTGGACTTTGTAGTTAATATTGTAATGAATCTTCAAATTTATACCTTACACTTTGAATATGAAGGGAAGAAGGAATGTAAGTGGTAAGAGTTCATTTGATGGATGAGCTTGTTCATTGAGGCTTGCAATGCTCGAGTGTTACTAAGGGACAAAGAAAGATGATTGGATGCATCAACACAATTTGTAGAATTCACTGAAAATTATTCCAccatattacggtttctttttTCCTGTTTCTTCATTAAATCCTTTGAGCCATGCAGCAGGATCATTGTTCTTTGAAGTTTTTAGGGAACCTTCTATGCTGATTTTTCACTACATTATAAAATGTCACCATTggaatttcttttttcaatgtGCAGAGTCTATGCTAAGTGTACTCGTGCCAATCATCTAAAACCCCACTACACATTTTCCTGGAGAAAAGGAAAGCAAAATCTTAAATCTGTCATGATGAATTTAGAAATTTAACAGCTTCATGATGGTACTGAGGCAACCAACATAAGAATGATTTGTTTGCAACAGAGGTGGTTAATGATATTAAGAACATATGGAAAACAGCATACCTGAGTTCTTATTAACAACTATCATGCAACATCGTACTAATCAGTCTCCCAAGAGAACCATGTGAAGAACCTCCGAGTTTAATGCTTTCTCTACTCTTATCACTCATTTCTTTAACATTCTTCCTTACTTCACTATCACTCTCCATCACCTTCCTTATTCCTCTTTCTATCTCTTCAGCTGTAACCAGAGGCTGATTTTGATTTCTTGATGAGTAATCCAATGTAATTCCCACGGATTGTTTTAAATCTATCACCAACTGAAATGCATTTAACTGTTGTTCTCCCTCTAAAGGCCATGTCGCAAGGGGCACCCCAAACCAAATGCTCTCTAGTGTCGAATTCCAGCCGCAGTGTGTTACAAATCCTCCCCCTGCAGCATGTGACAATACAGCTAATTGTGGAACCCAACCGACAATTTTTCCAACATTTGCCGTTCGATCCAGAAATCCTTCAGGCAAGACATCTTCATAATTCCCATACTCACTCGGGAAATCAACAATGGTATTCTTAGGCGGCGGACGACGCAGGCACCATAAGAATCTGTAACCACTGCGTTCGAGCCCATTAGCTAGCTCTTTCACTTGGTCCACTGGAAGGCTTCCCAGGCTGCCAAAGCTGATGTAAACTACTGATTTTGGAGGCTGCTCATCCAACCATTTAAGGATTCCTGATTGTACATCACGAGAGACATATTGTACCTGGTTCAGAATTGGTCCTACCGGGTAGATTTGTGGCGAGGATTCTAATAGATTAAGAGAATTAAGGGCATATGGTTCTAGTTCAGTGAATGTGTTGATCAAGATTCCCTTGGCCTTTCTGTATCCACGAGCACATGGTAGGAATCGCCGCGACCAGAGCTGTTTCTCCACTAGAGCCATAGGCAAGACTGATGGTGGAATTGGATTGGCAAAACCCGGGAAAGACACAGCAGTTTCTGACTTTGAAAACTCAGAAACATCCTGGTTGTAGTCATCTTCAAGGGTCTGAAAATGGAGCATGATGCGTAGAAACGCTGCACCAGATGTGAAGAATACATAGCTAGGAATCCCGAATTCATCAGCTACATCGATCATGCTGGTGGAGAACATGTCAACAACTACTCCAATAAGTCTTGAACTGCTTGATTGATCAGTTTTGCGCTGTTGGATGAAGTCCTTGACATGAGGTTTCTGGCTATCGAGTTGCTTCTGAATGAAGTACCCTCGAGTGAGGGAACTCCATTCGGGGGTGGGATTTGTTGGAGGAAGCTGATAGAATTGAAGGGCTTCTGTGGTGCAGGAATCAACTAAAGAGCTGATCAATTTATTGGTGACAGGATCAAGGGAATCAGGGAGCCTGGAGATTAGGACTGTGATGGAAAATCTCTCGTCTCGGCTGATTAACAGCTTTGCCAGCTCCACCAGTTGAGCCAAATGGCCCATCAGTGGCCAAGGGATGAAAATCAACTCTGCTTTCTCCATATCAGCTGATGGAAACAAGAATAGCTGCTGTTCTGTTTTTGGTTTTCTGAGGTTTTAAAAGGTTGGATCTGATCTGTTTCTTCATACAATCCACATATTTTATAACCAATCTTAGCCCTGGGGGCCTGGGTATAGTTGAGAGGCAAATCTATTGATCCAACATGcaattttagaatattaaatggTTCACATGGCAACACTTAATATTATTTTAGGTACAAAATCTTCTGTACCGATTGAATAAATTGAGAAATTTTATGAGCTTTTCTCTAGCAGTAGAATTGTGCTGCTTGATTTGTTTTGACATTCCAAGTAAAGACTGCAAAGTTTGCATTATTGCCAAGGGAGTCCCACACCACGCTAAACCACTAACAGAGCAATAGTAGTAGTCGTACTACTCTGGcatttcttttgctcttttgttcttTTCGAAGAATAGCTTTTCTAATTTAATTGGCATTTACGATTCTGCCATAAATTGTATATGGCTTGTTTCAGAAACCTGAAAAATGTGGTCAGGATTATCCTATCCTGCCATGGCCTaccttcttttattttcttgtcgAAGTAATGTACGAAAGAGAGCAGACAAGTAATCAATTGTGATGACCAATTTTTCTATGTacgtattttattttaaaaaaatagaaaaaattttctAGCAAGCAggaataaaatttaagaaataggtagtgaataaagaaaattagaAGTCGAAATCTCTAAATCTTGATGTCTTTGTAATATTATAAGACGCTCGGATCATTCGATTTGTCACGTGTACTCAATCCAGTCTACTCAATACAATAGATATTTTGCAGTGAGTCGAGTGATGTCGTAGTACTATTGGGGTGGGTGATGTCATTCGGGCTGAGATCCAAACAGTTCCAACACGTCATCGTATTAAAGGAGATGACTCTCCTTTTTGCCCTCAATGTACTGCTCTAAAGATTGTCTAAAGAAAGTGTACCACATAGAATGGAAGACTTTCTTGTtcaattaaatttcttttttaatgttTTTCCGTAGCTTGTTTGACCAGT
This portion of the Coffea eugenioides isolate CCC68of chromosome 11, Ceug_1.0, whole genome shotgun sequence genome encodes:
- the LOC113751481 gene encoding putative late blight resistance protein homolog R1B-17 — protein: MAHAAVTCLIETIERLACFTCLAFEIDHLQFQLNKSVAGTTEQITNYAEGFRRRLPQTLDLHFEHSRDCALMYAHDGRIKKLINRFQRKLGSPLEWNQIGDYVSSESKLLVCDSITSCSISKPAFRSIKLKQVISREFFERPPGKIIFLGKCLNEFLQNCLKDAATVCNDPKKLECLEGRIVDVAYSTQDVIEDFMFNTSIESKVMNYVICFLNSDPRSFAERLSFKSEVQHIFDKKYGIHQCLQQTLVSIDSIGRELGNIYVDPLTSENEQLGGASVNDSFSPNPNQRNEVVGLDDDCQSIFDRLITVPSRLEIVAIVGMGGIGKTTLARRVFDDLSTVYNFHVRAWATVSQVFRLRDVLLALLCSTTHVTDEIYRKTNEELAQDLYRSLKGKRYLIVMDDIWNTLAWDDVKLCFPDDENASRVLVTTRLSEVAHCVNPNSTPHLMNLLDLDNSWKLLHGMVFGKESCPLHLVDIGKTIARKCQGLPLAIIVIAGLLSRIRRTSDCWKSIADNVSSAVNTDSEQCIEILALSYNYLPHHLKACFLYMGAFPEDGEIEVKKLIRLWVAEGFLDKQLPRLAERAAAVLSDREAIAENFLEDLIGRNLVLVAKRSFSGRNKTCRIHDLLRELCLREAQRENFMCLIKRDIHCLPAGINRQRRISFHSEFCGDLRSVPAIPHVRSFLMFSLGLGFPADIFLLQLGFKLLRVLDIIFLRSEHFPTQILKLVHLRYLALTATYELPASISKLCNLQTLIIHGPWILSENGESPTIFFEYWNMPWLRHLGFTVTCSLCIPPISENNYPYPLAPILQTLSTIRLTSCTREVFRSMPYLRRLAICETKEDHNTNETSKYLSSLVHLPLLEALKCSFYRDAKPWRTLPWDAFPSNLRKLTLSWSYLPWEDMTNISRLPKLEVLKLRNYAFLGPEWEPPEDGFLHLKQLLIENSDLVQWNASTIHFPSLDHLVLVACRFLEEIPVEIGEIPTLRLLELHNCSKSAEISAKEIGEQVEGLQVIIRSDL
- the LOC113753332 gene encoding anthocyanidin 3-O-glucosyltransferase 2-like; translated protein: MEKAELIFIPWPLMGHLAQLVELAKLLISRDERFSITVLISRLPDSLDPVTNKLISSLVDSCTTEALQFYQLPPTNPTPEWSSLTRGYFIQKQLDSQKPHVKDFIQQRKTDQSSSSRLIGVVVDMFSTSMIDVADEFGIPSYVFFTSGAAFLRIMLHFQTLEDDYNQDVSEFSKSETAVSFPGFANPIPPSVLPMALVEKQLWSRRFLPCARGYRKAKGILINTFTELEPYALNSLNLLESSPQIYPVGPILNQVQYVSRDVQSGILKWLDEQPPKSVVYISFGSLGSLPVDQVKELANGLERSGYRFLWCLRRPPPKNTIVDFPSEYGNYEDVLPEGFLDRTANVGKIVGWVPQLAVLSHAAGGGFVTHCGWNSTLESIWFGVPLATWPLEGEQQLNAFQLVIDLKQSVGITLDYSSRNQNQPLVTAEEIERGIRKVMESDSEVRKNVKEMSDKSRESIKLGGSSHGSLGRLISTMLHDSC